Proteins encoded within one genomic window of Sphingomonas sp. KRR8:
- a CDS encoding nucleotidyltransferase family protein, with translation MPLTASPVLRWLAAACRQDGAPLSPTPIPWSEIISLARRHRVQSLLYAGVTRRAQEIPPEVASQLRAEAHRVAAENLQAAAECRRIRDAFDSADLPLLFVKGLTLSQLAYGASTLKLSRDIDLLVLPEQVGRAGEVLALLGYQAQVSADSRRLARWHRWSKESGWIAPSGLLVELHSRLTDHPGILPDLRANSASQLVEVISGLALPTLRRDALLAYLAVHGASSAWFRLKWLADLQALLGEADATGLDEVHEAMRRLGAGRAASQAMLLLHWVYGMPLSDRLVTVLAADRRARWLASEALRQLEAPVEPTARRRGTVGIHASQLLIGEHWTFPLSEGKRRLGEILFRHFTAG, from the coding sequence GTGCCGCTGACCGCATCGCCCGTGCTGCGCTGGCTTGCGGCCGCCTGCCGCCAGGACGGCGCCCCGCTCTCTCCGACCCCCATTCCTTGGTCCGAGATCATCTCTCTCGCCCGGCGCCACCGGGTGCAGAGCCTGCTCTACGCCGGAGTGACAAGGCGCGCTCAGGAAATCCCGCCGGAAGTCGCGAGCCAGCTTCGTGCGGAGGCGCATCGGGTTGCCGCCGAGAATCTGCAGGCCGCAGCCGAATGCCGCCGCATCCGTGACGCGTTCGACAGTGCCGATCTGCCGCTGCTGTTCGTGAAGGGACTGACACTCTCGCAACTCGCCTACGGTGCAAGCACGCTCAAGCTCAGCCGCGACATCGACTTGTTGGTTCTGCCAGAGCAGGTCGGACGCGCCGGAGAAGTGCTTGCGCTGCTGGGTTACCAGGCTCAGGTCAGCGCCGATTCTCGACGTCTGGCGCGATGGCATCGCTGGTCGAAGGAATCCGGGTGGATCGCCCCTTCCGGCCTGCTCGTCGAGTTGCATAGCCGGCTGACGGACCACCCGGGCATCCTTCCAGACCTGCGGGCGAACTCGGCCTCGCAACTGGTGGAGGTCATATCTGGGCTTGCGCTGCCGACACTCAGACGCGACGCCCTCTTGGCTTATCTGGCCGTTCACGGCGCTTCGAGCGCCTGGTTCCGGCTGAAGTGGCTCGCCGACCTCCAGGCCTTGTTGGGCGAAGCCGACGCCACTGGCCTGGATGAGGTGCATGAAGCCATGCGCCGGCTGGGTGCGGGTCGGGCGGCGAGCCAGGCCATGCTGCTGCTTCATTGGGTGTACGGCATGCCGCTGAGCGATCGCTTGGTCACGGTCCTGGCTGCCGATCGCCGAGCGCGCTGGCTCGCCTCCGAAGCACTGCGCCAACTCGAAGCCCCGGTTGAGCCGACCGCTCGCCGCCGGGGAACGGTAGGCATTCACGCCAGCCAGCTGCTGATCGGCGAGCATTGGACCTTTCCGTTGTCCGAAGGAAAACGCCGCCTCGGAGAAATATTGTTCCGCCACTTCACCGCAGGCTGA
- a CDS encoding O-antigen ligase family protein, translating into MTATLRQGIAPTYLLACLILGGSGQGVWGPLVLQLIGVALLGSAFWADPKQALGTSARQIGWIMAAVVLLILLQLVPLPPAFWTALPGREAAVVNLCLLGEPLPWLPISLAPYDSLAAALALIPPLALLAAILRLGAYRAGWLALAIGAGAVLNILLGALQISTGRYYLFPFSTVGSASGFFANGNYLGTLLLAAIPFLAALTAQGMQERRSHRKRVGSLGLALGPLLVLVMGLVISKSMAALMLTVPIALASSLLLFKDNGRRWIAVGLLAVGCALIAVLAYSQLPAINDPNNALSTDIRRHLYGKTAEIAWQLFPVGSGLGSFPRVYALYEDPGVFFGAMVNHAHEEYLEIAMEGGLAGLLILAAFFWWWFRRLGAIWRSPASTVYERAGTIASAAILAHSLVDFPARTMAVASVLATAVALMAEPREWRKSEGGTTERRAARHVSLR; encoded by the coding sequence AGGGCGTGTGGGGCCCACTGGTGCTTCAACTCATCGGAGTGGCCTTGCTCGGCAGCGCTTTCTGGGCCGACCCGAAACAAGCACTTGGAACGTCGGCCCGTCAGATCGGCTGGATCATGGCAGCTGTCGTGCTGCTCATCCTGCTTCAGCTAGTCCCGTTGCCGCCCGCCTTCTGGACGGCGCTGCCGGGGCGCGAGGCGGCCGTGGTCAACCTCTGCCTGCTTGGTGAGCCGCTGCCCTGGCTACCCATCTCCCTGGCTCCTTACGACAGTCTCGCGGCGGCGTTGGCGCTCATCCCGCCGCTTGCGCTCCTTGCCGCCATTCTTCGCCTGGGCGCATACCGGGCGGGGTGGCTGGCACTGGCGATCGGCGCCGGCGCCGTGCTGAACATCCTTCTTGGCGCACTCCAGATCAGCACTGGACGCTACTATCTTTTCCCCTTTTCAACAGTGGGTTCGGCCTCGGGCTTCTTTGCGAATGGCAATTATCTGGGAACGCTGCTCCTGGCCGCCATCCCCTTCCTGGCGGCACTCACTGCCCAGGGCATGCAGGAGCGTCGCTCGCACCGCAAACGGGTGGGTAGCCTCGGCTTGGCGTTAGGTCCGCTCCTGGTGTTGGTCATGGGTCTCGTGATCAGCAAATCCATGGCCGCACTGATGCTCACGGTGCCGATCGCGCTTGCGAGTTCACTGCTGCTGTTCAAGGACAACGGCCGCCGCTGGATCGCCGTGGGACTGCTCGCCGTCGGATGCGCACTGATAGCAGTGCTCGCTTATTCTCAGCTTCCCGCCATCAACGATCCCAATAATGCTCTGTCGACCGATATCCGCAGGCACCTCTACGGGAAAACCGCCGAAATCGCCTGGCAGTTGTTCCCCGTCGGGTCCGGCCTTGGCTCGTTCCCGCGCGTCTACGCGCTCTACGAGGATCCTGGCGTCTTCTTTGGCGCGATGGTCAACCACGCCCACGAGGAATATCTGGAAATTGCCATGGAGGGCGGTCTCGCCGGCCTGCTGATCCTGGCAGCCTTCTTCTGGTGGTGGTTCAGGCGATTGGGTGCCATCTGGCGCTCGCCTGCGAGCACCGTGTACGAGCGGGCGGGAACGATCGCCTCCGCCGCGATCCTCGCGCATTCGCTGGTCGACTTCCCGGCGCGCACCATGGCGGTGGCAAGCGTTCTGGCCACTGCCGTCGCGCTCATGGCCGAACCTCGCGAATGGCGGAAATCAGAGGGCGGGACGACCGAGCGCCGCGCAGCCCGGCACGTCAGCCTGCGGTGA